A single window of Rubripirellula lacrimiformis DNA harbors:
- a CDS encoding serine/threonine-protein kinase: MTTEPTILLSGTDPDLPQNLPPGLKRYTRFREMARGGSGLLQSCFDPVTGRTVAIKSLLPETKRDRNERRRLLREARVTSQLQHPNTVPVYDIGDDEDAGIFFVMKRISGENLFEILKRIARGDQQTIDAYPADRRIEIIVGACQALAYSHSRGVIHRDVKPENIWVGNFGEVILLDWGVAKVWGHADDNVPIRQSVLRPPQSTLDEQEARTSTLTGGGQRPGTPLYMSPEQVDGNRGIDERTDVFSVGVCLYEMLALREPFRGATIDETFENICSREVAPPSERSPDREMPAGVDKIVMRCLEKRPGDRYQVMRELISDLRDLT; encoded by the coding sequence ATGACTACCGAACCAACCATTCTGTTGTCGGGCACCGACCCGGACCTGCCCCAAAACCTGCCGCCGGGACTGAAGCGGTATACCCGGTTTCGGGAGATGGCTCGCGGCGGCAGCGGGCTGCTGCAATCTTGCTTTGATCCGGTGACCGGGCGGACCGTCGCGATCAAGTCGTTGTTGCCAGAGACCAAGCGAGATCGCAACGAGCGGCGTCGTTTGCTGCGTGAGGCTCGCGTCACGTCGCAGCTTCAGCATCCCAACACGGTTCCGGTCTACGACATCGGCGACGACGAGGATGCCGGGATCTTCTTTGTGATGAAGCGGATTTCGGGCGAAAATCTGTTCGAAATCCTGAAGCGGATCGCGCGCGGCGATCAGCAGACCATCGACGCCTATCCGGCCGATCGGCGTATCGAAATCATCGTGGGCGCCTGCCAGGCGCTGGCTTATTCGCATTCGCGTGGCGTGATCCACCGGGACGTGAAGCCCGAGAATATCTGGGTGGGGAACTTTGGCGAAGTGATCCTGTTGGACTGGGGCGTGGCCAAGGTTTGGGGGCATGCGGACGACAACGTGCCGATCCGCCAAAGCGTGCTGCGTCCTCCGCAATCGACCCTGGACGAGCAAGAGGCTCGCACCAGCACGCTGACCGGCGGTGGGCAGCGTCCGGGGACTCCGCTTTACATGTCGCCCGAGCAGGTCGACGGCAATCGTGGGATCGACGAGCGGACGGATGTGTTCAGCGTGGGGGTCTGTCTGTACGAGATGTTGGCGTTGCGAGAGCCTTTTCGGGGGGCCACGATCGACGAGACGTTCGAGAACATTTGCAGTCGTGAAGTCGCTCCGCCATCGGAGCGGTCTCCCGATCGAGAGATGCCGGCGGGAGTGGACAAAATTGTGATGCGATGCTTGGAAAAGCGGCCGGGAGATCGGTATCAGGTGATGCGTGAACTGATCTCGGATCTGCGCGACCTGACCTAA
- a CDS encoding glutamine synthetase beta-grasp domain-containing protein, protein MTKSKLEYIWLDGYKPTQSLRGKTKVVSDFSGKLEDCEVWSFDGSSTQQAEGGSSDCLLKPVFICPDPSRIGDSYIVMCEVLNSDKTPHVSNGRATIDDDDDDFWFGFEQEYVLQDIETGKPVGFPNKGYPGPQGPYYCSVGAENAVAREMVEEHLELCLQCGLNVEGVNAEVMMGQWEYQIFSKGAQDAGDQIWVSRYLLERIGEKYGIKVDWHCKPIKGDWNGSGMHANFSNTTLRTCGSKEVYETICKAFAPRVKEHIDVYGADNDQRLTGLHETQRIDQFSYGISDRGASIRIPIFTVEHGWKGWLEDRRPASNADPYKVAAEIIRTVKTADVPATA, encoded by the coding sequence ATGACCAAGTCCAAGTTGGAGTACATCTGGCTCGATGGCTACAAGCCCACCCAAAGTCTGCGTGGCAAGACAAAAGTCGTTAGCGATTTCAGCGGCAAATTGGAAGATTGTGAAGTTTGGTCGTTCGACGGATCATCGACCCAACAAGCCGAAGGCGGCAGCAGCGACTGCTTGCTGAAACCTGTCTTTATCTGTCCTGACCCCAGCCGTATCGGCGACAGCTACATCGTCATGTGCGAAGTGCTGAATTCCGATAAGACACCGCACGTGTCCAACGGTCGTGCGACGATCGACGACGATGATGACGATTTCTGGTTCGGTTTCGAACAGGAATACGTCCTGCAGGACATCGAAACTGGCAAGCCAGTTGGGTTCCCAAACAAGGGTTATCCAGGCCCGCAAGGCCCGTACTACTGCAGCGTCGGTGCAGAGAACGCGGTCGCGCGAGAAATGGTCGAAGAACACCTCGAATTGTGCCTGCAGTGCGGCCTGAACGTCGAAGGCGTCAACGCCGAAGTGATGATGGGCCAGTGGGAATACCAGATCTTTTCCAAGGGTGCCCAGGACGCCGGAGACCAAATCTGGGTCTCGCGTTACTTGCTAGAACGAATTGGCGAAAAGTACGGCATCAAGGTCGACTGGCACTGCAAGCCGATCAAGGGTGACTGGAACGGCAGCGGCATGCACGCCAACTTCTCCAACACGACCCTGCGAACCTGCGGTTCGAAGGAAGTTTACGAGACGATCTGCAAGGCGTTCGCACCACGCGTCAAAGAGCACATCGACGTCTACGGTGCTGACAACGATCAACGCCTGACCGGTCTGCACGAAACCCAACGTATCGATCAGTTCAGCTACGGCATTTCCGACCGTGGCGCGTCGATCCGGATTCCGATTTTCACCGTCGAACACGGCTGGAAGGGATGGTTGGAAGATCGCCGCCCGGCATCCAACGCCGATCCTTACAAAGTGGCTGCCGAGATCATCCGAACGGTCAAGACCGCCGATGTTCCTGCCACTGCTTAG
- a CDS encoding sulfatase-like hydrolase/transferase, translating to MKVLIALFCRPLFCRSLFCRSVFCRSVFCRSVFCRPVFCRPVFSLLMLATLWLGGLTLSASNAFADRRPNILWISVEDISSNLGCYGDPHAVTPNLDRLASEGVRFTRAFTPAGVCAVVRSGIITGLYPPAIGSQHMRSRIIPPSDVRAFPERLRAAGYFTTNRSKTDYQFDPTDSIWDLQGDGHNDWRDRPDPDQPFFSVINFTQCHESQIRHSDAQHRKVIQQIGAENQHDPAVVADTIPAFLPRTPATQKDWARYQDNITLVDQLAGEVLDRLQEDGLADNTLVVFWSDHGMGLPRGKRWIYDTGTLVPVIMRWPDRMGAGEVRSDLISVLDLPPTMLKVAGVPVPRNMHGRLIVDDQGDEASDEPPYLFFHRDRMDEVYELQRAARDRRWKYIRNFEPDKPYSQRLDYMDEMPTMQDWRRLHAAGELTGGQKNWFAETKPIEELYDTENDPWELTNLALRPQYAERLARMRQATERWQRQIADTGMIPESVLMEEMKPGGVTPKTDPPSIRRDGKQVSIQSSGDGVSIVYQVFDNGKWSDWKLYSRSFPSDGRVRCKATRLGYRDSDIVDLKI from the coding sequence ATGAAGGTTCTGATCGCTCTGTTCTGTCGCCCATTGTTCTGTCGCTCATTGTTCTGTCGCTCAGTGTTCTGTCGCTCAGTGTTCTGTCGCTCAGTGTTCTGTCGCCCAGTGTTCTGTCGCCCAGTGTTCAGCTTGCTGATGCTCGCCACGCTGTGGTTGGGCGGCCTGACGCTGTCGGCTTCAAACGCCTTTGCTGACCGGCGTCCCAACATTCTGTGGATCAGCGTCGAAGACATTTCATCCAATCTTGGCTGCTACGGCGATCCGCATGCCGTCACGCCCAACTTGGACCGATTGGCATCCGAGGGAGTCCGGTTCACTCGCGCCTTCACCCCGGCGGGCGTTTGCGCGGTCGTGCGCAGCGGCATCATCACAGGTTTGTATCCGCCGGCAATCGGATCGCAACACATGCGAAGCCGGATCATTCCGCCATCGGACGTCCGGGCGTTCCCCGAACGACTGCGAGCGGCCGGGTACTTCACCACCAACCGCAGCAAAACCGATTATCAGTTCGATCCCACCGATTCGATCTGGGATCTGCAAGGCGACGGGCACAATGATTGGCGTGATCGTCCCGATCCGGATCAGCCGTTCTTTTCGGTGATCAATTTTACTCAGTGTCACGAGAGTCAGATTCGCCATTCGGATGCCCAGCACCGCAAGGTCATCCAGCAAATCGGAGCCGAAAACCAGCACGATCCGGCCGTCGTCGCTGATACGATCCCCGCTTTCCTGCCCCGTACTCCAGCGACGCAAAAGGATTGGGCTAGGTACCAGGACAACATCACATTGGTCGATCAGTTGGCCGGGGAAGTGTTGGATCGGTTGCAGGAAGACGGCCTTGCCGACAACACATTGGTGGTGTTTTGGAGCGACCATGGGATGGGGCTGCCGCGTGGAAAGCGGTGGATCTATGACACGGGGACCTTGGTGCCGGTCATCATGCGATGGCCGGACCGGATGGGTGCCGGCGAAGTTCGCAGCGACTTGATCAGTGTCCTGGACCTGCCGCCAACGATGCTGAAGGTCGCCGGTGTTCCGGTTCCGCGGAACATGCACGGGCGGCTGATCGTCGACGATCAGGGCGACGAGGCCAGCGACGAACCGCCTTATCTTTTCTTTCACCGCGACCGTATGGACGAGGTCTACGAACTGCAGCGTGCGGCTCGCGACCGCAGGTGGAAATACATTCGCAACTTCGAGCCGGACAAACCGTATTCCCAGCGACTCGACTACATGGACGAAATGCCGACCATGCAAGATTGGCGTCGGCTCCATGCGGCTGGCGAGTTGACCGGTGGCCAGAAAAACTGGTTTGCCGAGACCAAGCCGATCGAAGAGCTTTACGATACCGAGAACGATCCCTGGGAACTGACCAACCTGGCTCTGCGGCCTCAGTACGCCGAGCGATTGGCCAGGATGCGGCAGGCGACCGAGCGGTGGCAGCGGCAGATCGCGGATACCGGGATGATTCCCGAATCGGTGCTGATGGAAGAGATGAAGCCGGGCGGGGTGACGCCGAAAACGGACCCGCCCAGCATTCGCAGGGACGGCAAGCAAGTCAGTATCCAATCCAGCGGTGACGGCGTTTCGATCGTCTACCAGGTTTTCGACAATGGGAAATGGAGCGACTGGAAGTTGTATTCGCGTTCATTCCCTAGCGATGGCCGTGTTCGCTGCAAAGCGACTCGCTTGGGGTACCGCGATAGCGACATTGTCGATCTAAAAATCTGA
- a CDS encoding HEAT repeat domain-containing protein — MIPRSIFLFAVACLSMATDVPAQLPVGDPLPVGDPLPAVDPVPAAKSAAIAQPAPPSGAASLPSQTASSAMVAGRSVSQWSQSLKDDDRTTRLIAIRSLAAFGNEARQPIEQTLGHGDAAMRYLAAVALGDIEDAGRDAAASDNAASDAGASDNGDANASETAGDPPAASDSAASDSAAKSDSAAAGAGGNRATDDVRQRLVEMTESDDSLSVRQACAYALCRMGLIDDHLPLLIERLSYPERGTVCSVAELIGKIGPPAAAATSVLEKLAKENAAGSSGDYHIGGACLNALRKIQIKDENQGEQR, encoded by the coding sequence TTGATACCCCGATCCATTTTCCTATTTGCTGTCGCCTGTCTGTCGATGGCGACCGATGTCCCAGCCCAGTTACCCGTGGGTGATCCGCTGCCCGTGGGTGATCCGTTACCCGCGGTCGATCCGGTGCCCGCGGCCAAGTCGGCGGCAATCGCCCAGCCGGCACCCCCGTCGGGTGCGGCATCGTTGCCAAGCCAGACGGCGAGTTCCGCCATGGTGGCTGGCCGCAGTGTTTCCCAGTGGTCTCAGTCGTTGAAGGACGACGACCGCACAACCCGTTTGATCGCGATCCGGTCGTTGGCGGCGTTCGGCAACGAGGCACGCCAGCCGATCGAGCAAACCCTGGGGCATGGCGACGCGGCCATGCGGTACCTCGCTGCGGTGGCGCTCGGTGATATCGAAGACGCCGGCCGGGATGCCGCCGCGTCGGATAACGCCGCGTCGGATGCTGGCGCGTCGGATAATGGCGACGCAAACGCTTCCGAAACGGCCGGTGATCCGCCAGCTGCGAGTGATTCGGCTGCGAGTGATTCGGCTGCGAAAAGTGATTCCGCCGCAGCGGGTGCGGGGGGGAACCGGGCAACGGATGACGTTCGCCAAAGACTGGTCGAAATGACCGAGTCCGACGATTCGCTATCGGTGCGACAGGCGTGTGCCTATGCACTTTGCCGGATGGGGCTGATCGATGACCATTTGCCCTTGCTGATCGAACGCTTGTCGTACCCTGAACGTGGCACCGTTTGCAGCGTGGCTGAACTGATCGGCAAGATCGGACCGCCCGCCGCGGCAGCCACGTCCGTCTTGGAAAAGTTGGCCAAGGAAAATGCGGCTGGTTCTAGCGGCGACTACCACATCGGTGGTGCCTGTCTGAACGCCCTGCGAAAGATTCAAATCAAAGACGAAAACCAAGGAGAACAACGATGA
- a CDS encoding Coa1/Tim21 domain-containing protein: protein MSMSPENPFDANPNAPGNSGGVYPDSPPKKSKAKFWLMGCGILGFVGLLVCCGGPLLMTQFGLSMLAGEFQKQLDGNPVIVEHIGEIESLSMNWSETIARAQNAEGGSEELAFEISGTKGSGVVMIQQDQSGDGTGMQSATLVMEDGTRYPIEFAPSPTDEIDMDSIFDEGEIPVSEEPIGVQ from the coding sequence ATGTCGATGTCTCCAGAGAACCCCTTCGACGCCAACCCGAACGCACCTGGAAATTCAGGCGGTGTCTACCCCGACTCGCCACCCAAGAAAAGCAAGGCGAAGTTCTGGCTGATGGGCTGTGGAATCTTGGGATTCGTTGGACTTCTGGTTTGCTGTGGCGGCCCATTGCTGATGACCCAATTTGGTCTATCGATGCTGGCTGGCGAATTCCAAAAGCAGCTTGACGGAAACCCCGTCATCGTCGAACACATCGGCGAGATCGAATCGTTGAGCATGAACTGGAGCGAAACGATCGCTCGAGCACAGAATGCCGAAGGCGGATCCGAAGAACTGGCGTTCGAAATCTCGGGCACCAAGGGATCCGGCGTTGTGATGATCCAACAAGACCAGTCGGGCGACGGAACGGGCATGCAATCGGCCACGTTGGTGATGGAAGACGGCACCCGCTATCCGATCGAATTCGCTCCCAGCCCAACCGACGAAATCGACATGGATTCGATCTTTGACGAAGGCGAAATCCCCGTCTCCGAAGAACCCATCGGCGTCCAGTAA
- a CDS encoding peptidylprolyl isomerase — MKVATFETTKGTIRIELFDDKTPKTVENFETLCGKNFYDGLKFHRVIPDFMVQGGCPEGTGTGGPGYKFEDEFHPELKHDGPGVLSMANAGPNTNGSQFFITHLATPHLDGRHSVFGKVIEGQDVVDSIEMGDEMTTVTVTEE, encoded by the coding sequence ATGAAAGTTGCGACCTTCGAAACCACCAAGGGCACCATCCGCATCGAACTGTTCGATGACAAGACGCCTAAGACGGTCGAGAATTTCGAAACCCTGTGCGGCAAGAACTTCTATGATGGCCTGAAGTTTCACCGCGTGATTCCTGATTTCATGGTCCAAGGCGGCTGCCCCGAAGGCACCGGCACGGGCGGACCAGGTTACAAATTCGAAGACGAATTCCACCCGGAACTGAAGCATGATGGCCCCGGCGTTCTGTCGATGGCCAATGCTGGACCGAACACCAACGGTTCGCAGTTCTTCATCACCCACTTGGCCACACCTCACTTGGACGGACGCCACAGCGTGTTCGGCAAAGTGATCGAAGGACAAGACGTTGTCGATTCGATCGAAATGGGCGACGAAATGACCACCGTCACGGTCACCGAAGAATAG
- a CDS encoding MBOAT family O-acyltransferase, whose product MIFTQTEFLIFLIIVLAATWTCRRRVTRNGVLLVASYYFYAYWDARFCGLLIFSTIVDYMIANRIDASSSLAVRRRWLWASITTNLGLLGFFKYCNFFIESAEAVLAPWGMSTSTLSIILPVGISFYTFQTMSYTIDVYRRRIPAATRPLDFALYVAFFPQLVAGPIVRARELMPQLATVPRLSRRRFYGGFQQLLRGAVKKVLIADRLGEMVDVVFAGPDLYSGATVSIAVIAYAGQIYYDFSGYTDMAIGVAKLLGYRFPANFRHPYLATSMSQFWGRWHMTLSRWLRDYLYIPLGGNRDGNLATYRNLMITMGLGGLWHGAAWTFVLWGIWHGAALCGQRWIRIRIPATIGWLATVLVVLSGWVLFRSPDLATSGDVFTAVMTWQAGIAWYPPLAIAAIGCMAAEHLAWKTRLRHAMRFPMDAWYSPIGTAILLWSLVLYAPQGFQPFVYFQF is encoded by the coding sequence ATGATTTTCACACAGACCGAGTTCCTGATCTTCCTGATCATCGTCCTTGCAGCAACCTGGACGTGCCGTCGCCGGGTAACACGCAACGGTGTGCTGCTGGTCGCCAGCTACTACTTCTATGCCTACTGGGATGCCCGGTTCTGTGGCCTGCTGATTTTTTCGACCATCGTCGACTACATGATCGCCAACCGGATCGACGCATCCAGTTCTCTGGCAGTCCGTCGGCGTTGGTTGTGGGCCAGCATCACCACGAATCTTGGGTTGTTGGGGTTCTTCAAGTATTGCAACTTTTTCATCGAGTCGGCCGAAGCCGTGCTGGCTCCCTGGGGCATGTCGACATCGACGCTATCGATCATTTTGCCGGTGGGAATTTCGTTCTACACCTTCCAAACGATGTCGTACACGATCGATGTTTATCGCCGCCGCATCCCGGCGGCGACCCGACCGCTGGACTTTGCGTTGTACGTCGCTTTCTTCCCCCAGTTGGTTGCTGGCCCCATCGTCCGGGCCCGCGAACTGATGCCGCAGTTGGCAACCGTTCCGCGTCTGTCGCGTCGAAGGTTCTATGGCGGATTCCAACAACTGCTTCGTGGTGCCGTCAAGAAGGTTTTGATCGCTGACCGCTTGGGCGAAATGGTGGACGTGGTCTTCGCCGGCCCCGATCTGTACTCCGGTGCGACGGTCAGCATTGCCGTGATCGCTTATGCAGGTCAAATCTACTATGACTTTTCAGGCTATACCGACATGGCCATCGGTGTGGCAAAGCTGCTGGGCTATCGCTTCCCGGCGAACTTTCGTCATCCCTATCTGGCGACATCGATGTCACAGTTCTGGGGCCGCTGGCACATGACGCTATCGCGTTGGCTGCGAGACTATCTGTACATCCCGCTGGGCGGCAACCGAGATGGCAACCTGGCCACCTACCGCAACCTGATGATCACGATGGGCCTGGGCGGATTGTGGCATGGTGCGGCTTGGACGTTTGTGTTGTGGGGAATTTGGCATGGTGCGGCGCTGTGCGGCCAGCGATGGATTCGCATCCGCATCCCTGCCACGATCGGCTGGCTTGCAACGGTCCTGGTTGTCTTGTCGGGATGGGTTCTGTTCCGCAGCCCAGACCTCGCGACATCGGGCGATGTGTTCACCGCGGTGATGACATGGCAGGCAGGAATCGCCTGGTACCCGCCGCTGGCGATCGCGGCGATCGGATGCATGGCTGCCGAACACCTGGCCTGGAAAACACGGCTTCGACACGCCATGCGATTCCCCATGGATGCGTGGTATTCGCCCATCGGGACGGCGATCCTGCTATGGTCGCTGGTCCTCTATGCCCCCCAGGGATTCCAACCGTTCGTCTACTTCCAGTTCTAG
- a CDS encoding ABC transporter permease, translating into MGDLSLTWWEIGIAASLLVVNGGMSWWLRLGLGHRIAISGTRMAAQLFLLGLVLKQIFALASFPPVMLLATAMTVIAGVSAVGRIENRFPRIHVATIISVWASSWLVTAVMLGLIVRPDPWYSPQVVIPLLGMVLGNSLTGISLGVDRFVGDLKSRRSEIEMRLSLGATRWEATNDVFATAARTAMIPILNTMSVSGIVSIPGMMTGQLLAGAPPMQAVQYQIMIMFVIAAAIAGGVISAMLLSYRQVTTVDHQLNL; encoded by the coding sequence ATGGGTGATTTATCGCTGACGTGGTGGGAAATCGGTATCGCCGCTTCGCTGTTGGTCGTCAACGGCGGGATGTCGTGGTGGTTGCGTTTGGGACTGGGACATCGGATCGCAATCAGCGGCACTCGGATGGCCGCGCAGTTGTTCTTGCTGGGGTTGGTGCTGAAGCAGATCTTTGCGTTGGCAAGTTTTCCGCCGGTGATGTTGCTGGCCACCGCGATGACGGTGATCGCTGGGGTGTCGGCGGTCGGTCGGATCGAGAACCGGTTTCCACGCATCCATGTGGCGACGATCATTTCGGTTTGGGCTAGCAGTTGGTTGGTGACGGCCGTCATGTTGGGTTTGATTGTGCGGCCCGATCCTTGGTATTCGCCGCAGGTCGTGATCCCGCTGTTGGGCATGGTGCTGGGGAATTCGTTGACGGGCATTTCGTTGGGCGTGGACCGTTTTGTTGGCGACTTGAAGTCGCGTCGTAGCGAAATCGAGATGCGGTTATCGTTGGGGGCGACGCGTTGGGAGGCGACCAACGATGTGTTTGCCACCGCGGCCCGCACGGCCATGATTCCCATTTTGAATACGATGTCCGTTTCCGGGATCGTCAGCATCCCAGGCATGATGACCGGTCAGTTGTTAGCCGGGGCCCCGCCGATGCAAGCGGTGCAGTACCAGATCATGATCATGTTCGTGATCGCCGCGGCGATTGCCGGCGGCGTCATCAGCGCGATGTTGCTGTCGTACCGCCAGGTAACGACGGTAGATCATCAGTTGAATCTGTGA
- a CDS encoding ABC transporter ATP-binding protein, producing the protein MNDPDVLAPPVIEGVGIVRRDSKTNRTLLSGVSLHVDAGESLGLEGASGSGKSTLLRALALLDPIEGGEVRYLGKVIQKSAVPGFRRNVVYLAQRPSMVVGTVLQNLSLPFTFASAERGLDHAAAVELLGVLDRDESMLDQDAMTLSGGEQQLIALVRAILVDPDVILLDEPTASLDPASTDRFEQLATTWKRADARRSWVWTSHDADQVDRLTSRRVRLADGSVVDG; encoded by the coding sequence ATGAATGATCCAGACGTTTTGGCACCACCGGTCATCGAAGGCGTCGGCATCGTCCGCCGGGATTCGAAAACCAATCGGACTCTGTTGTCCGGTGTCAGCCTGCATGTCGACGCGGGCGAATCCTTGGGCTTAGAAGGCGCCAGTGGATCGGGGAAGTCGACTTTGCTGCGTGCACTTGCGCTTTTGGATCCGATCGAAGGCGGTGAAGTTCGATATCTCGGCAAGGTGATCCAGAAGTCGGCGGTGCCCGGTTTCCGGCGCAACGTTGTCTATCTGGCGCAGCGGCCATCGATGGTGGTCGGCACCGTGCTGCAAAATTTGTCTTTGCCGTTCACGTTCGCCTCAGCGGAGCGTGGGTTGGATCACGCTGCGGCGGTGGAGTTGTTAGGCGTGTTGGACCGCGATGAATCGATGCTGGATCAGGATGCGATGACACTGAGCGGCGGCGAACAGCAGTTGATCGCATTGGTCCGTGCGATCCTGGTGGATCCCGACGTGATCTTGTTGGACGAACCGACTGCGTCGTTGGACCCGGCGTCCACGGATCGGTTCGAGCAGTTGGCGACGACTTGGAAACGGGCGGATGCTCGCCGCAGTTGGGTTTGGACCAGTCACGATGCGGACCAAGTGGATCGATTGACGTCGCGCAGGGTTCGGCTAGCAGATGGGAGTGTTGTCGATGGGTGA